The nucleotide sequence TAAATCTTATTCCACAAGACACGCCCCGTCAAATAGATATGTTTATGGACGCCGCAAAGCAGGACAAATTGGAGCGAATGGAAAAGTGTGTTGAAGAAATCAGACGGCGTTTCGGAAAGGACAGCATAAGGAATGGGGTTCTGTGTCAGAACTTGCGGCTACCACCGGAAAAAGCCGAAATCACTATGCCGACAGGTATGGTTGGTTAAGGAGGTCTAAATGTGATTGACGAAAAAGAGGTTACGGCTTATGTTACGATGCCCGACTGCTTTTTGCAGGGGTGCAGCGAAGATATTGTTATCTTTCGTGCGGACGGCGGAAACCATTTTACCGACTACGGTATATATGAGGGAATGTTTCTTTTCTTTGACCGGAAAAAACGCTTTAAGAAAGGAAGGCTTTCCTGTTACATCAATACTGCCGGAGATGACCGACCCAAGTACAGGGTGTCGGATAAGAACATCGACGGATACAAGCACTTGGGAAGATTAGTTTTGACTTTGAGAAATTACGAGGAATAAAAATGGAATCCGAAAGAAGAAAAGTTTATGTTGAAGTAAATGTAACACATAGACCTGATGGAACGGCTCGTCCGAACTTCATCAAGTTTGAGAATGATGAAAAATATGAGATAGACCGTGTAATTCAGAAATGCCGTGCGGCTTCCACCAAAGTCGGAGGAACCGGTATCCGCTACACGGTACAGATTTGCGGCAAGCCCACATTTCTGTTCGACGAAGAAAACGGAAAGTGGTTTGTAGAAGCAAAATCCTAATGGTAGGAGGTTTTGTAACTTGAAACATTTATCGAGATTTGACATCGAAGCGATTGCCGACAAGTATGTTCAGGCATATATGGCACTTCCCGATGTCCGTAACACACAAATATACAGAATTGACCCGGAGCTTCTCTTGGAGAAGGTTCTCGGATTGAATGTCGAATACCAGCACCTATCTTATGACGGTAGTATTCTCGGAATGACCTCATTTACGGAAATGGGTGTTCAGGTATTTGAAGATGATGATAACGAAGCCTTTTTCTTTTTGGATGGAAAAACCGTTCTCGTGGAAAAGGACTTGAACTTTGACAGCAAGCTGAAAGGCAGAAAGAATTTCACCTTAATGCACGAGGGCAGCCATCAGATATTTAAGATGTTGTTCCCGAATGATTACGGTGTGACACAGAAATCTGCCGGAGTACATTATTACAAGGCAAATTCCGAGAGAAATAAGCCTATATCCGATTGGGAGGAATGGCAGGCAAATACGCTTGGAGCTGCTATCCTTCTTCCCGAAAACCTTATAAAGCAGGGAATGTATCTGTTCAGTCTTGGAGAAAAGATTGAGTGTCTGAACAAAATATACTATCCGAGCGTATATAAGAGATTTGATGCACTTGCGGATTTTTTAGGGTGTTCCAAAAAAGCACTTGCTATACGAATGAAACAGCTCGGACTTTTGAAAAAGGAGTATCTTGATAATCCTTTTGATTTGGTTACGGTTTATCCGGAGGTGAGCGAGCTATGAAATCGTTGGAACAAAAGATAATCGTAAGGTGCAAAAACTGTGGCTGGCGTATTTTTGACAAGGTAACAATGACAACAGGCGTGATTGAACTGAAATGTCCGAACTGCCACAGAGTAGTAGAGGTTGACCTATCCCTACGCAAGGGAACAGTCAAGTACAGATTAACAAGAAGTAGTAACAGAGCGAACAATTAAATATCGGACAGATGTACCGAGCCACGAGTCCTTGAGCGAAAGCTCTTGAGTCATCAAATTGCCGGACGCTGAGAATTAAGGGATAGAAATATCCTAATGTTCTTGGTGTCCGGCTTTTTTGTCGCTCCCGAAAGGAGCAAGACCGTGACATATAAGTGGCTGGCGTATATCGCCAAGTATCCGTAATCTCCGAATTTTTGATTTCAACCAAATTCAAAAATTCAAATTTAAGGAGATTACGACAATGACAAAACTTACATTAGAACAACAGGAATTATTATTTGCGAACGACTGCAAGCTCATTAACCTGCGGTATGAATATCACGGCTACACCGGCACGGAGAAATGGGCGATTGTAACAGAACTGGCGGAAGAAGAATTGTGGGTTAAATACCCTGATGTTATCCGTCGGTACACTCCGTTCATTCTGCTTTCTATGGCTCAGGGCGAAGTGATAACGGAGTATCAGAACTACGAAGCAAGAGAGAGAATGAGAAGGCTTCTTTTCGGACACGCATTTGACATCAATGACGGAGAATTTGAAGTGCATCATCCGGAATTGGCAGTCGATACAGACCCAATCGAAGAAATAATGCTGAAAGACAATATTAAGCGACTTCGGGAGGTTTTGTGTTACTTAAGCGAAACACAGAAACGCAGAGTTTTTAAGTATTTCTTCTACAACAAAACACTTGAAAAAATCGCAGATGAAGAAGGAGTCGATTTTACTTCTGTAAGGGAATCGGTAAACAGTGCAATAAAAAAGTTGAGGAAATTTTTCTAAAACACCCCCCAAAAACGCTCTCCCATTTCAAACAAGTGAAGGGGTTAATTCTAATCCGGATATGAATTACCTCAGAATAATCGAAAGCGAGGATTTACATATGAAAGAAAAAGAATTTAAGAATGTCAGATGGGGCGATATTTATTACTGCGACTTGGGGGTTACAAACGGTAGTGTGCAATCGGGAATGAGACCGGTTCTTGTGGTTCAGACAAATCGCTTAAATGAAAGCAGTCCTACGGTCGTTGTAGCCGCTATAACGGCTGTTAAAAAGAAAACGGCAATGAATACTCATATTGAGCTAAACACGGATTGTGGCTTAAAAGAGCCGTCGATGGTAATGCTTGAGCAGCTACGCACCGTGGATAAAGCCACAGAGCTTGATAATTTTGTCGGAAGAATTACCGACGCAGATAAAATCAGCGAAATCAAGCGAGGATTGAAATTTGCAGTCGGTATTCCCGTTAAACCCAAGACAGAGCGTAAAGGCATTGTACTAAGTCTTTGCCCTCGTTGCAGAAGCGAGTTTCAGTCTATCCCTGAAAACATTGTAAAAAGACTTGACCCCTTTCAGGCAGATAAAGAGATGTGCGATAAATGTCAGGTAGGATACGGCTATGACTATATGATTTTCAAAAAGAACCATCATCACGCTAAGGGAGGTGTTGACAATGTTTGAAGATAAGATTGAAGCAATGAACAAACTACCCAACGCTGTTGATGATAGTTCCGGCTTTGAGAAAAGAGTTTATACGGTAGAAGAAATAATGGATATTCTCAGCATTGGAAAGAACACTGCTTATGCTCTCGTCAACTCAGGCGTTTTCCATTTTGTAAAGGTCGGCGGACATTACAGAATTTCCAAGAAGAGCTTTGACCGATGGCTTGATAATATGGACAGCGAAAGCTCCGGTTGTCAATTATGCGATTAAACCAATCGCATAATTAACAAAAACTCCGATTTTCAGTACCATATAGCCAAGTCACTTGGCTATATGGTAGTCAGAGTGGCAAATAAGAAATCGGGGGTAAACGGTAATGCGAAAGAAAATTGAAAAGAGCGATACTCGACTTCCTAATACATTCAGGCAGACTGAACCTGATATACGAGCATACACGGTAGATGATATACAGCACATCTTGAAAGTGAGCAGAACTACCGTCTATGAGCTGCTTAAAAGCAAGAAATTCCATAGCGTTCGTGTCGGAGGTCAATATCGAATATCTAAAAAGAGCTTTGAAAATTGGCTCAATGGCGAGAAAGGAGGTTCTGAAGATGGCATTTGTTAATATGTTCAATGACCGAGTGGAGCAGTTTAATCTCAGAGAGGAAAATGAACGCTTGGCAGAATTGTTCAGCGATGAAAAGCTTCAGGAGGAAGCACAGTGGCAAGCCTATTCTGTCAAGGAAATATCTCGGTTGTTTTCCATTTCCGAAGAAGAAGCACTGAAACTGATGAATTGCGGCTTATTCAAAACATACCGAGTCGGCAACGAATACAGAGCTTCAAAGAAAAGCGTTGAAGAAAATAAGAAAATCGTCAAGGCAGTTCTTACATATCAGGACAAAAAGACAATGTCTGTACCCGACGTAATGAGAATACTCGGTCTTGGAAAGACGGCTACATACCGACTCATCAATCAGTGCCGATTTAAGACCTATTTGGTACTGGGCAAAATGAGAGTTGATGTGGATAGCTTTGAAGATTGGTATGCAGGACAATTCCATTATGAGAAAGTAAACGGCGAAAGACCCGGTAAGAAATACGGCAAAACGCTCTCTCCTCTTACTGTTGCAAAGGTACTCGGCATTCCGAGAAGCACCGCAAATGACCTTATGAACGATGGCATTGTTGAGTTTATATGGGTTGACGGTAAACGCCGAATAAAAAGAGAAAGCTTTGATAAGTGGTACGCTTCGCAAAGTAAATACACTAAAGTTAAGGAAATCGAGGAGGTGGAGGGATATGTCGATTGAGGATAGAGTTCGTGAATTAAACGGCGGTACATATACAAAAAAGAGCTATTCCGTAGAGGAAGTTCAGTCAATCTTGGGTATTACCCGACAGACCGTATATAAGCTCATCAAACAGGGGTGTTTTCAGGCAGTAATGCTCGAAACCGGATACCGCATAATAAAGACCAGCTTTGATAAATGGCTGGATAATGAATAAGGAGGAACGACTATGGCTTCTATTGTAAAGAGAAAGAATCGATATTCCGTCGTTTATACCTACAAAGACGATGACGGAAACCAACATCAAAAATGGGAAACCTTTGATACAAACGCAGACGCTAAAAAGAGAAAAACTCAAATTGAGTTTGAACAGCAAAGCGGTACATTCATCATTCCTAATGCTACGACAGTTGCGGATTTGCTTGAAGAATACTGCTCCGTGTACGGAGTAAATAACTGGGCAATGTCAACCTACCGTTCAAAGAAAGGGCTTATGTATAATTACATCATTCCGCTTATCGGCGATGTGAAACTTGATGAACTGACTCCGAGACTTATGGATAAATTCTATCAAAGCCTTCTGAAAGTTAAGACCAAAGTGGTACAGAATAAAAAGCCTAAAAATGAGTATCTGACCGTACATACCGTAAGAGAAATCCATAAGTTTTTAAGGAGTGCCTTTAATCAGGCGGTAAAATGGGAGTTGATGACAAGAAACCCGGTTCTCAATGCAACGCTCCCGAAAGAGGAACATCAGAAACGAGAAATATGGACAGCAGAAACTCTTATGCACGCTCTTGAAGTGTGCGATGATGATATTCTCGCATTAGCCATCAATTTATCCTTTGCCTGTTCACTCCGTATGGGTGAAATGCTCGGTCTTACTTGGGATTGCATTGATATTTCGGAGGAAAGCCTGAAAGAAAACAACGCTTCCATTTTTGTAGATAAAGAGCTTCAGCGAGTAAACAGAGATGTAATGGAGGTGCTTGATAATAAGGACATTATCCGTGTCTTTCCGAGAACTCTGTCAAATACAAATACCTCCCTTGTTTTGAAAACGCCAAAAACTAAAACAAGTGTGAGAAAAATCTTCTTGCCGTCAACCGTAGCTCAAATGCTGTTAGAGAGAAAAAAGCAGATTGACGAAATGAAAGAGCTTTTCGGTGATGAGTATTTGGATTATGACTTGGTATTCTGCCATTCGTCAGGCAGACCGATGGAAGGTCAGGTAATCAACCGTGCTTTGAAAAAGCTGATACAGGACAACGACTTACCCGATGTGGTATTTCACAGCTTCCGTCACGCAAGTATAACCTACAAGCTGAAATGGAACGGCGGCGATATGAAATCGGTTCAAGGCGACTCAGGACACGCCCGAATGGATATGGTTGCCGATGTTTACAGCCATATAATCGACGAGGACAGGCGATATAACGCACAGAAGTTTGAGGAACAGTTCTACAACGCTAAAGGTCTCAAAAATGCGGAAGAAGGTAAAACTGCTCCAATGCCCAAGTTTGAAACTTCGGTTGAACTCCTTGACCCAATGGCAGAGGTTCAAAAAGAGAGCGAAGTTGAAAAAGAAAAGCCTGCTGAGAACAGTACAGATGAAAACGCCGC is from Monoglobus pectinilyticus and encodes:
- a CDS encoding ImmA/IrrE family metallo-endopeptidase, which gives rise to MKHLSRFDIEAIADKYVQAYMALPDVRNTQIYRIDPELLLEKVLGLNVEYQHLSYDGSILGMTSFTEMGVQVFEDDDNEAFFFLDGKTVLVEKDLNFDSKLKGRKNFTLMHEGSHQIFKMLFPNDYGVTQKSAGVHYYKANSERNKPISDWEEWQANTLGAAILLPENLIKQGMYLFSLGEKIECLNKIYYPSVYKRFDALADFLGCSKKALAIRMKQLGLLKKEYLDNPFDLVTVYPEVSEL
- a CDS encoding sigma-70 RNA polymerase sigma factor region 4 domain-containing protein codes for the protein MTKLTLEQQELLFANDCKLINLRYEYHGYTGTEKWAIVTELAEEELWVKYPDVIRRYTPFILLSMAQGEVITEYQNYEARERMRRLLFGHAFDINDGEFEVHHPELAVDTDPIEEIMLKDNIKRLREVLCYLSETQKRRVFKYFFYNKTLEKIADEEGVDFTSVRESVNSAIKKLRKFF
- a CDS encoding type II toxin-antitoxin system PemK/MazF family toxin; its protein translation is MKEKEFKNVRWGDIYYCDLGVTNGSVQSGMRPVLVVQTNRLNESSPTVVVAAITAVKKKTAMNTHIELNTDCGLKEPSMVMLEQLRTVDKATELDNFVGRITDADKISEIKRGLKFAVGIPVKPKTERKGIVLSLCPRCRSEFQSIPENIVKRLDPFQADKEMCDKCQVGYGYDYMIFKKNHHHAKGGVDNV
- a CDS encoding helix-turn-helix domain-containing protein, which encodes MFEDKIEAMNKLPNAVDDSSGFEKRVYTVEEIMDILSIGKNTAYALVNSGVFHFVKVGGHYRISKKSFDRWLDNMDSESSGCQLCD
- a CDS encoding helix-turn-helix domain-containing protein — protein: MRKKIEKSDTRLPNTFRQTEPDIRAYTVDDIQHILKVSRTTVYELLKSKKFHSVRVGGQYRISKKSFENWLNGEKGGSEDGIC
- a CDS encoding helix-turn-helix domain-containing protein gives rise to the protein MAFVNMFNDRVEQFNLREENERLAELFSDEKLQEEAQWQAYSVKEISRLFSISEEEALKLMNCGLFKTYRVGNEYRASKKSVEENKKIVKAVLTYQDKKTMSVPDVMRILGLGKTATYRLINQCRFKTYLVLGKMRVDVDSFEDWYAGQFHYEKVNGERPGKKYGKTLSPLTVAKVLGIPRSTANDLMNDGIVEFIWVDGKRRIKRESFDKWYASQSKYTKVKEIEEVEGYVD
- a CDS encoding helix-turn-helix domain-containing protein, with the translated sequence MSIEDRVRELNGGTYTKKSYSVEEVQSILGITRQTVYKLIKQGCFQAVMLETGYRIIKTSFDKWLDNE
- a CDS encoding tyrosine-type recombinase/integrase; its protein translation is MASIVKRKNRYSVVYTYKDDDGNQHQKWETFDTNADAKKRKTQIEFEQQSGTFIIPNATTVADLLEEYCSVYGVNNWAMSTYRSKKGLMYNYIIPLIGDVKLDELTPRLMDKFYQSLLKVKTKVVQNKKPKNEYLTVHTVREIHKFLRSAFNQAVKWELMTRNPVLNATLPKEEHQKREIWTAETLMHALEVCDDDILALAINLSFACSLRMGEMLGLTWDCIDISEESLKENNASIFVDKELQRVNRDVMEVLDNKDIIRVFPRTLSNTNTSLVLKTPKTKTSVRKIFLPSTVAQMLLERKKQIDEMKELFGDEYLDYDLVFCHSSGRPMEGQVINRALKKLIQDNDLPDVVFHSFRHASITYKLKWNGGDMKSVQGDSGHARMDMVADVYSHIIDEDRRYNAQKFEEQFYNAKGLKNAEEGKTAPMPKFETSVELLDPMAEVQKESEVEKEKPAENSTDENAALLTKLLSNPETAALLKALAKTI